From a single Paenibacillus sp. FSL W8-0426 genomic region:
- a CDS encoding VOC family protein, whose protein sequence is MAFQKRVDHVGISVRDLETTLRFYTEIVGLELKGRLTHTNGVIQLAFLGFNGSDETEIELIQGYSDKLPSEGTVHHFAIHVEDIEAEYRRIQATDAEFIDGEIVTLPNGYRYFFIYGPEKEWIEFFQR, encoded by the coding sequence ATGGCTTTTCAAAAACGCGTCGACCACGTCGGAATCTCCGTTCGCGATCTGGAAACAACGCTCCGCTTCTATACCGAGATTGTCGGTCTGGAACTGAAGGGACGGTTGACTCACACCAACGGTGTCATTCAGCTGGCATTTCTCGGTTTTAACGGGAGCGACGAGACCGAGATCGAGCTGATTCAGGGGTATAGCGACAAGCTGCCATCCGAAGGAACGGTGCACCACTTTGCCATCCATGTGGAGGACATCGAAGCGGAATACCGACGCATTCAGGCAACGGATGCAGAGTTCATCGATGGGGAGATTGTAACCTTGCCGAACGGATATCGTTATTTCTTCATCTATGGACCTGAAAAAGAATGGATTGAATTTTTCCAACGGTAA